ACCCACGCTGCCACGCGGCGCTGAAAGTGCTGCAAGACAGCACCGACGCCAAGGGGCGCCCGTTCATAGTGCACAAGATGCCGATCCCGGGGCCGCTGTACGCCACCGAGGAAGAGTGCGCCGGGGTCGACGCGGTGGAAGGTAGCCAGGAGCGCAATCCGTCGGTACGCCTGGCCGGTTCCTATGTGAACTTCCTGATCGTCAACGGCGGCATTATCGCGCCGAGCTTCGACGACCCGCTGGACGAGCAGGCCAGGACGATCCTGCAGGCGCTGTTCCCGCAACACGAGGTGGTAATGGTGCCCGGGCGCGAGTTGTTACTGGGGGGCGGAAATATCCATTGCCTTACCCAACAGCAACCGGCGCCGCACCAGGGTTGAGTGTTGTTGTAACAGCTTGTGGCGCGTTCTCGGCGAGCTGTTACATGGATCCAATCCGGCCCCGCCCGGCCAGCCCGCAGCCCTGATGGACTGCGGGTTTTTTTGTGCCCGGCAGGCCGCAGATCCGCGACCTTGGCATAGCTCTTGTATCTCCCTGCAGGTGATATCCGAGGCAGGCTGAACGGCGTCGTTTTGTCATAAAGCTTGGATAAGTTAGCCGCTCACAAACCGGGAGAGAGCGCTGGAGATGAATATGGTCAGCGAGCGGTCGTTACATCCCATGGCGATCAATAACGAATCGCTTCAGGTTCTGGCGCAATGGCTGAAGTCCAATGGCACGCGACAGGTACGGGAAACCGACCCGCGCCGGATGATCCTCGATCGCTACCCTGCTGGTTTGTTCAGCGAGGCAGAACTCGAAGCGCTGTGGGATGTACTGGAAGGATAAGCAGACAACGGATTGGTAAAGGCGCTGCCCGAGAGGGCAGCGCTTTTTTTTGCGCTTTTATAGGCGCGACTGATCGGAGCTTGATGGTCCGCGACCGGGATGATGCGGTTTGGCTGAGGCACCGCGTTAGCGTTCATCGCGAGCAAGCTTCGCTCCTACAGGGGGGCTTTTGTAGGAGCGAGGCTTGCCCGCGATAGGGACGCCCGATGTACCGCCTATTTCCGCTTAGAAGCTATAGGTGCCGGTCACTACCAGACTGCGCGGTTCGCCCGGCTGGATCTGCGCGGCGCTGGTGGCGGAGCTGTAGTACTCGCGGTCGGCGATATTGGTCAGGGCTGCGCGCAGGTCCCAGTCCTTGTGGCGAAAGCCCGCCAGGGCGTCCCAGCGGCCGTAGCCTGGCAGCAGCACGGTGTTGGCGTTGTCGGCATAGCGCTCGCCGACCAGGGTCAGGCCGGTTTCGGCGTACCAGCCCAGTTCCGGTTTCCAGGTCAGGAACAGGCTGGCGTTGCGCTTGGCCACATCGTTGATGCGCTTGCCTTCATTGCCGTTGTCATCCTTGACGATGGTGGCGTCTTGCAGGCCGATGCCGCCACGTACATACCAGTTGCCGAGCACATTGCCGGTGGCGGTGAGTTCGATACCGCGCGAACGCTGCAGCCCTGTCATCAGGTAGGTCCCCTTGTTCAGCGGATCCTCGGTGCGACGGTTGTACAGCTCGATTTCGTAGAGGGCGAGGGTGGTGCTCAGGCGCTCGTCGAGCCACTCGCTTTTGACCCCGATCTCTTTCTGCCGGGTCAACTCGGGATCGGTCTGGTTGATGTTGCCCTTGGCTCCCGGCGTGATGCCGATCAGGCCGCCCCCGACCGGGGAGAAGGATTTGCTCCAGGACGCGTAGAACGAGTGATCTTTCCACGGGGTATAGACCACCCCCACCCGTGGGCTGGTACTGGTGCTGTCCTGCTTTTCCCGCAGGCCCGAAAGCTTGCTGGTGGTTTCCACCTCGAAACGGTCGAAGCGTACGCCGGCCAGCAATTGCCACTGATCGTTCAGGCGGATCTGGTCCTGCAGGTACAGGCCGGCGCTGTCGACATAGGTCAGGTTGTTGCTGAACGCCTTCAGCGTGCCGTTGTGCTGGTTGCCTGGGGTGGAGCCGCCCAAGGGCGCCGGGGGCACGCCGACGCCCTGGTTGAGCAGCGAGTGGCGGCGCTGCTCGCCGACCTCCAGGCCCGCCAGCAGCGTGTGCTCGATGTCGTAGGTCTGCACATGGCCTTCGAGTTCGACGGTGTTGTACAGGTTGCGGGTGCTCAGGTCCTGTTGCCAGCGCTGGCGGTCTACCAGGCCCGTAGCCGGTTTATAGGCGGTCAGGTAGGTGTTTTCGAAATCGCTCTCCAGCTCGAACAGGCTGAAGGTGTGACGCAGCTGCCACTGTTCGTTCAGGTCATAGTTCAGGCGCGAGCGCAGCGACTGGGTGCGGTCGTTGATGTAGTCGCGCTGGGTGTCGCCGTAGGTGGTCTTGCGGCTGACGTCGGCCGGGCGCCCGGTCAACGGGTTGCCCGGGATGCCGCGGTCGGGAGTGCGGTCGTAGCGGCTGTACTCGTACTGCACCAGCCAGTTGAGCTCGGGGGTCAGCTGCCAGCTCATGGACGGGGCGAACAACTGGCGATGATTGCCGTCGATACCGTCACGGAAGCTGTTCCTGTCCTCGTTGCCCAGGTTCAGGCGCAGGCTGATGTTGTCCGTCGGGTCGGCGCTGAGGTCGGCATACAGGCTGCGCAGGTCTTCGCTGCCGCCCTGGACCTCGACGCTGGAGCGCCGGCCGGCTTCGGGCAGCTTGCTCACCCGGTTGACGATCCCGCCCTGGCTGCCGCGGCCGTAGAGCACCGCCGCGGGGCCCTTGAGCACCTCGATGCGCTCGATATTGTGCAAGTCGCGCACGTACTGGCTGTCGTCGCGGACGCCGTCGAGGTAGAAGTCGTTGCTGGCGTCGAAACCGCGGATGCGCACGCTGTCGAAGCGCGTGTCGGCGCCGCTGCTGACGTTGGGAACGCCGCTCAAGGCAGTGCCCAGGTCGTTGCTGCCGTAGTCCATCACGTTGCTGGTCTTCACCGAGTCGATGGCCTGGGGCACATAACGCACCGGCGTGGCGGTGCGGGTCGCGGTGCTGACTTCCTTGACCCGCGGATCGTCGGCATCGGCTTCTGCGCTGATGGCGGTGAGCGGCAGCGTAGTCGGCGCGGCAAGGCTGAAACCGGCGGTCAGCGAGGCACAGAAACCAAGGGTGAGAGGGGTCAGGCGAAAGGGGGCAGGCATGAAAAGACGCATCCAGAAGGGAGAGAAAAACAATCGGCGCGAATGATAATGCTTGCTATTTGCTGGTGTTAATTATTCCTTAATAAGTTCCTTCGGTTGATTGTTTCAATTTGTGTCGCGAATGATACGAAGCGGACAGTCAAGGGTTGCGCGGCCGATTCGACCGATTCGCGAAACAGACTAAAAGCCATTCCGGCGTTTTTTGTCGCGGGCCGCGGGCATAACCTGCCGCCATCGAATTTATCGGCCCTTGGCGAGGAGCTTTTTCCATGTCGGCAGCGACCCTGCATTACATCTACGACCC
This portion of the Pseudomonas sp. MRSN 12121 genome encodes:
- a CDS encoding TonB-dependent siderophore receptor; its protein translation is MPAPFRLTPLTLGFCASLTAGFSLAAPTTLPLTAISAEADADDPRVKEVSTATRTATPVRYVPQAIDSVKTSNVMDYGSNDLGTALSGVPNVSSGADTRFDSVRIRGFDASNDFYLDGVRDDSQYVRDLHNIERIEVLKGPAAVLYGRGSQGGIVNRVSKLPEAGRRSSVEVQGGSEDLRSLYADLSADPTDNISLRLNLGNEDRNSFRDGIDGNHRQLFAPSMSWQLTPELNWLVQYEYSRYDRTPDRGIPGNPLTGRPADVSRKTTYGDTQRDYINDRTQSLRSRLNYDLNEQWQLRHTFSLFELESDFENTYLTAYKPATGLVDRQRWQQDLSTRNLYNTVELEGHVQTYDIEHTLLAGLEVGEQRRHSLLNQGVGVPPAPLGGSTPGNQHNGTLKAFSNNLTYVDSAGLYLQDQIRLNDQWQLLAGVRFDRFEVETTSKLSGLREKQDSTSTSPRVGVVYTPWKDHSFYASWSKSFSPVGGGLIGITPGAKGNINQTDPELTRQKEIGVKSEWLDERLSTTLALYEIELYNRRTEDPLNKGTYLMTGLQRSRGIELTATGNVLGNWYVRGGIGLQDATIVKDDNGNEGKRINDVAKRNASLFLTWKPELGWYAETGLTLVGERYADNANTVLLPGYGRWDALAGFRHKDWDLRAALTNIADREYYSSATSAAQIQPGEPRSLVVTGTYSF